One Candidatus Rokuibacteriota bacterium genomic window, TCCGCCTGTTTTCTCCTCGCCTCGGCGATCGCAGCGCTCAGTTCCTCCGGGGTGATCCGGTGCTGGGCCAGGAGGTAATCGAACTTCGTCGGCCGCTTCTGGGCCAGCTGGTGCTGATTGTGGAAGGCGATGCCGAGCGTCTTGGCGATTCGCGCCACGCTCGCCTCGTCCTCTCTGGTGAACCGCGGCCCCCGTTGCTTGTTCAGGAGCTGGATCACGCCCAGGATGGCTCTCTGCTCGCTCAGGATCGGCGCGGCGAGGACTTGCGTGGTCCGGAAGCCGGTCTTTTTATCCCAGGAGCCGTCGAAGCTGAGCGTCGGCGAGATCCGTGCCCGCTCTGTCTGGTCGTAGGCGTCAGCGATGTTGACCATCTGGCGCGCCAACGCGGCGTAGCCCGCGATGCTCGTCGGGCTGATGGGAACCCGGATCTCGTTGACCGTGTCGAGGGCGAGGAACTTCGAGTAGAGTTCTTTTTTCTCCTGGTCAACGGCATAGAGCGTCATCCGCTCCGCATCGAGGAGTTCGAGGATCTTATCCTGCAGCTCGATGAAGATGCTGTCGAGACTCTTCGCCGCGTGGATCCGATTGATGAGATGGACGAGCTTTTGCTCGTACGCGAGCTTCTGCTCAAGTTCCTGGACCCGATCGTGTGCCGCGACCGCCGCCACACTTCCCACGGAAGCCAGTGCCGTCATGCCATGATCCGTATCAGCACGTCGACTACCGTCGGGTCGTAGAGCCTTCCAGTCTCGATCCGGGCGATCTCGTCGAGGGCGGCGCTCCGCTCCCAGGCCTCACGGTACGGGCGCCACGAGGTGAGGGCGTCGTACGCGTCAGCGACCGCCAGGATCCGGGATCCCAGCGGAATGTCTTCTCCCTTCAGCCCATCGGGATAGCCGCCGCCATTGAAGTGTTCGTGGCTATGCAGGACGCAGTCGAGCATCGCTTCGTTCTCGTACCCCATTTTTCGCACGAGCCGGACACTTTCAACCGCATGCTCCCTCACGATTTGGGCCTCGCTCGGAGTCAGGCGGCCCGCGCGGTTCAACAGGTGCGATGGACTGATCTCCTTGCCGATATCTGCCACGAACCCAGCGTGCAGAATATCCAGCTTCTCCCGGTCGCTCAAAGGGAAGTGGCTGGCCAGCGCGTAGGCGATGACGGCCACGGCCCTTGCATGGCCGATGCTGCCGTCGAGCGCTTCGACCGGCAGCACCACGTCGTCGGGAATTTGGATGAGATTCACCGCGGGCCCAAATTCGTCGAGGAAGGTGCGGGGAAACTTGTCGCGGTTCTCCAGCGGATCTTTGAGCCCGATGACTTCATATGCGTCGATCCGGTTCCGCTTCCCCTTCACTCCGATTCGCTCGCACTCCCGCGCCTTCAGTCCGGCCTCGGCGTATCTCAACTTGAACTCTAAGTTGTCAGGATCGATTTTCATCGCTTGTTCGAAATAGTACAGCGCGTCGTCCAGGTCGTTCAGCTCCAGGTGGATGTTCCCGATCTCAAAATAAACCTCGGCGCTCCCGACGCCCTGCGACACAGCCTCCTGCAGCGCCTGGAGCCGGCGTTCCTTCTCCCTATCCACGCCCTCTGACGGCAGGTGGCGCTTCTTCCGGGCCTCGACGAAGCGCTTGACGCCTTCGTACGTGGCGCCATCAATGAGAACGCGTCCGGGAGTGCAGTTCTGCTGGAGCCGGGCCGCAACGTTCACCATGTCCCCGATGGCGGTGTACATCTGTCGCTTCGAACCGATGACGCCCGTGATCATCGGCCCCGATGCAATCCCTACGCGCAGGCCCCACGGATAGTCCCGTTTCAGCATCCTCTCCTGCGATTTCATGCCGGCCACCACCGCGAGCAGCTGGTGCATCTCCAGGTCGAGGGGCGCGCCAAACTCGCACATGATACCGTCGCCCATGTACTTGTCGATATGGCCATGATAGGCAAGCAAAATCGGCTCGGTGTCGCAGAGGTACCGGTTGAGTTCGCGGACGACGACCTCAGGCGCGTGCTCCTCGGAATACGAGGTGAAGCCGACGAGGTCAGAGAACAGCACGGTCACATTGCGTTTTTCGTTGCGCAGCCGATCCTCGATGATCAGGTTCGCAACCATGGAATCCATCGTGGAGTACAGGGCCTCCTCAACCTTCCGCTTGAGGAGCTCGACGGACCGTTTCGAGTGGTCCAGCGACGTGTTGGCCTGTATGAGGTCCTCCTGCTTCCGCTGGAGCTCCGCGTTCAACGCTTGAACTGTCACAACCTTTTCGGCGAGGCGATCCTGGAGCGCGCCCAGCATTGCCGCGGCGAGTACGAGGAAGCACCCCCACGTCAACACGCGAAAGGCCAGATCCGTCGGAGTCGCGCCGACGTAGAACCACTCCGGGAAGAGAATCGCGTACACGGAGACCACGAGCACGCAGAGGAACGCGCCCAGCACGGCCTTCCGCCGGCCGAGGCGGTACCCCGCCAGGATGACCGGAAGGAAGTAGAAGTTCAGAAACGCGATCTTGTCCGGGATGAAGTAATTGATCAGGGCGGTCGTAACGAGCGTGAAGAGGACAAAGATCGGCTCGAAGTTCGTGCCAACGTAGGCCTGTAGCCGGTAGGCCCGTACCGGCTGGGTTGGAGCGGGAGCCGGAACGGTAAATTCCCCGAGATGTGTGAGGGATGAGGCCATGCGACCCGGTTCTCCAGTGTTCTCAGGCCCCATGATTACAATGGACACCGGAGGGCATGAATCGGGTAAATCCCGGAGCCCCCGGGGGGAATTCCCCTGAAGGGGAAGAGCCCGTATCGGCCGAGGGTCGGTGTGGCCGGCTCTGTATATTTTCCGCGCGCGCGGGTACACTACGACTATGCCTTAGCTACGGAAGGAATTGCCGAGCCGCAGGCGAACTCAGGGAGACCGACCAATGATTGCCCAGGGCAGGGTCGCTGTCGTCACGGGTGCGGGAACCGGCATCGGGAAGAGCGTTGCGATCGCCCTGTTGGAGGGCGGATATCGCGTCGCGCTCGCCGGACGTCGCAAACAGCTGCTGGCACAGACAGTGAAGGACGCGGGGCCGGCTGGCGCGCGGGCGCTGGTCGTTCCCACCGATGTGAGCGATCCGGACTCCGTGCGGGCCCTTTTCGCGCGAGCGAAGGAGGCGTTCGGCCGCCTCGACCTGCTGTTCAACAACGCCGGCGTCAGTGCCCCCGGGATACCTCTCGAGGAGCTCAGCTACGACCAATGGAAAGCGGTGGTGGAGACCAACCTCACCGGCGCCTTCCTGTGCACGCAGGAAGCGTTCAAGATCATGAAGAGCCAGGATCCCAGAGGCGGACGCATCATCAACAACGGCTCCATCTCGGCCCACGCGCCGCGACCCAACTCGGCCCCCTACACCGCCACCAAGCACGGGATTACCGGCCTCACCAAGTCGACATCCCTGGACGGGAGGAAGTACGACATCGCCTGTGGTCAGATCGACATCGGCAACGCTGCCACCGAGTTGACGGCGAGAATGGCGAAGGGTGTCCCGCAGGCGAACGGCTCCATTGCGGTCGAGCCGCTTATGGACGTGGAACAGGTCGCGCGCGCCGTGCTCTACATGGCGAGCCTTCCGCTGGATGCGAACGTGCAGTTCATGACGGTCATGGCGACCAAGATGCCCTTCATCGGCCGCGGCTGACGGGATGCCCTGGCCTATCAATCGGCGCTCGAAGCCTCGTCAGAGTGCCCGTGTCAGCGTGCCCCTTGACCGGCTCTCCGTCCGCGCTGTAGCCTTTGCCATGCTTCCCACGTCGGGGTCGGCACGGCAGCCGAGGGCCCGGTGACCCGGTACGAGGTCTACGCGCTCAAGTACGCGGAGCGGGACACGAGCGCCTGCCAGTTCTTCTACCGTGAGGCGTCGCACACGCCGATCACGCTCCACTACTACGTCTGGCTGATCCTCGGCGGCCCCCACCCGATCCTCGTGGACACCGGCTTCCTCGACGACGACGCGCGGAAGCGCGGGATCCGGAGCTATGTGAGCCCGGCGGCGATGGTCGAGCGCGCGGGCGTGAAGCCGGGCGACGTGCCCATGGCGCTCATCACCCACCTCCACTACGACCATTGGGCCGGCCACAGCCTCTTCCCCAACGCGGAGTACTGGATCCAGCGCGATGAGGTGGCGTTCTGGACGGGGCCGTGGGGCCGCTACGATGCCTTCGGGCAGTCCGCCAACCCGGAGGCACTGGCGCGGCTGGTCACGCTGAACTATGCCAACCGTGTCCGGATGCTCGACGGTGACCGGGAGGTGCTGCCGGGAATCAAGCTCCACCGGGTCGGCGGCCACACCGCCGGGCTCCAGATCGTCACCGTGGCAACCCGGCTCGGCCCGGTCGTCCTCACCTCCGACGCCTCGCACTTCTATCGCAACGTGGAGACGCGCCAGCCCGTGCAGATCATCACCAGCCTGCCCGAGATGCTGGCAGCCTTCGAGACGATCCACGCCCTCGCGGGCGCCCAGCGGCTGATCGTCGCGGGCCACGACCCGCAGGTGGCCGAGCGGTTCAAGCCTGTCGAGCCGGGTATCATCAAGATCGGCTGAGGCTCCCTGCGAACTTCCCTTGACTCGCTCTTCACGCGCGCTGCCGGATCGGCATGCTTCCCATGTCCCCGAAGTAACGGGAGACGCCATCCGCGCTCACGCCGCGGCCGCTGAGGTGTGGCAAGCGCCGCGTAGCGTGGCCCGCCTGTGACCCGCCTCCGGGGCGCCTACTACGGCTGGATCGTCGTGGCGGGCCTCTGCGTCACCGAGACCGTCTCCTGGGGCATCCTCTACTACGGCTTCCCCGTCCTCCTCCGGCCGATGGAGGCTGACCTCGGCTTCTCGCGCGTGGCCGTGACGGGCGCCTTCTCCGTGGGGATGGGCCTCGCGGCGCTCGCGGCGCTCCCGGTCGGCAGGTGGATCGACCGCCACGGCGCCCGGGCGCTGATGACCCTCGGCTCGTGCCTGGGCGCACTGCTTCTCCTCGTCTGGTCGCGGGTCGAGAGCCTGCCCGCGCTCTACGCCGTCTGGTGCCTCATGGGCTTCGTCCTCGCCGCCACGCTCTACGAGCCTGCCTTCGCCGCCATCGTCGGCTGGTTCGTCACCGGCCCCCGCGATCGAGCGCTCCTCACCCTCACGCTCGCCGCCGGCTTCGCGAGCACGATCTTCATGCCGATCGAGGCCTGGCTCGTCGAGCGGCTCGGCTGGCGGTCCACGCTCGTCACGCTGGCGGTCGTCCTCGCGGTGCTGACGATCCCGATCCACGCGTTCCTGCTCCGGCCTCCGCCGCGCCCGGAGCCGCACGCCACCGGCGCGGCGCGGGGTGAGGCGGATGTGCCGGGATTCACGCTCGCCGCGACGGCGCGGACCGCCGTCTTCTGGGTGCTGGCGCTCGCCTTCTTCGTGGGGAACTTCACGACCAACTCGGTCACGGTCCATCTCATCCCGTACCTTGTCGACCGCGGCTACTCGGCGACGCTCGCGGCCGTGATGATCGGCTGGATGGGCGCCATGCAGGTCCCGGCGCGCCTGCTCTTCGCGCCGATCGCCGCGCGCTTCGGCCACCACGCCGTGACGGCGGCGATCTTTCTCACCCAAGCGGCAGCGCTCGCCCAGCTCGCGCTGGCGGCAAAGCTCCCGACGCTCGTGCCCATGGTCGTGATGCTCGGCGCCGCCAACGGCATGTCCACGCTCGCCCGCGCGACGACGATCGCCGAGATCTTCGGGCCTCGCCACTACGGCGCGATCAGCGGCGCGGTCGCGCTCGGGGCCAACGGCGCCCGCGCGGTCGCGCCCGTGGGTGCGGCGCTCCTCCAGGTGGCGCTGGGCGGCTACGAGCGCGTGTTCTGGCTCCTGACCGCGACGCTCGTCGCGGCGGGAATCGCCGTCATGCTCACGGAC contains:
- a CDS encoding HD domain-containing protein, with translation MASSLTHLGEFTVPAPAPTQPVRAYRLQAYVGTNFEPIFVLFTLVTTALINYFIPDKIAFLNFYFLPVILAGYRLGRRKAVLGAFLCVLVVSVYAILFPEWFYVGATPTDLAFRVLTWGCFLVLAAAMLGALQDRLAEKVVTVQALNAELQRKQEDLIQANTSLDHSKRSVELLKRKVEEALYSTMDSMVANLIIEDRLRNEKRNVTVLFSDLVGFTSYSEEHAPEVVVRELNRYLCDTEPILLAYHGHIDKYMGDGIMCEFGAPLDLEMHQLLAVVAGMKSQERMLKRDYPWGLRVGIASGPMITGVIGSKRQMYTAIGDMVNVAARLQQNCTPGRVLIDGATYEGVKRFVEARKKRHLPSEGVDREKERRLQALQEAVSQGVGSAEVYFEIGNIHLELNDLDDALYYFEQAMKIDPDNLEFKLRYAEAGLKARECERIGVKGKRNRIDAYEVIGLKDPLENRDKFPRTFLDEFGPAVNLIQIPDDVVLPVEALDGSIGHARAVAVIAYALASHFPLSDREKLDILHAGFVADIGKEISPSHLLNRAGRLTPSEAQIVREHAVESVRLVRKMGYENEAMLDCVLHSHEHFNGGGYPDGLKGEDIPLGSRILAVADAYDALTSWRPYREAWERSAALDEIARIETGRLYDPTVVDVLIRIMA
- a CDS encoding SDR family oxidoreductase, which codes for MIAQGRVAVVTGAGTGIGKSVAIALLEGGYRVALAGRRKQLLAQTVKDAGPAGARALVVPTDVSDPDSVRALFARAKEAFGRLDLLFNNAGVSAPGIPLEELSYDQWKAVVETNLTGAFLCTQEAFKIMKSQDPRGGRIINNGSISAHAPRPNSAPYTATKHGITGLTKSTSLDGRKYDIACGQIDIGNAATELTARMAKGVPQANGSIAVEPLMDVEQVARAVLYMASLPLDANVQFMTVMATKMPFIGRG
- a CDS encoding N-acyl homoserine lactonase family protein, which codes for MTRYEVYALKYAERDTSACQFFYREASHTPITLHYYVWLILGGPHPILVDTGFLDDDARKRGIRSYVSPAAMVERAGVKPGDVPMALITHLHYDHWAGHSLFPNAEYWIQRDEVAFWTGPWGRYDAFGQSANPEALARLVTLNYANRVRMLDGDREVLPGIKLHRVGGHTAGLQIVTVATRLGPVVLTSDASHFYRNVETRQPVQIITSLPEMLAAFETIHALAGAQRLIVAGHDPQVAERFKPVEPGIIKIG
- a CDS encoding MFS transporter — encoded protein: MTRLRGAYYGWIVVAGLCVTETVSWGILYYGFPVLLRPMEADLGFSRVAVTGAFSVGMGLAALAALPVGRWIDRHGARALMTLGSCLGALLLLVWSRVESLPALYAVWCLMGFVLAATLYEPAFAAIVGWFVTGPRDRALLTLTLAAGFASTIFMPIEAWLVERLGWRSTLVTLAVVLAVLTIPIHAFLLRPPPRPEPHATGAARGEADVPGFTLAATARTAVFWVLALAFFVGNFTTNSVTVHLIPYLVDRGYSATLAAVMIGWMGAMQVPARLLFAPIAARFGHHAVTAAIFLTQAAALAQLALAAKLPTLVPMVVMLGAANGMSTLARATTIAEIFGPRHYGAISGAVALGANGARAVAPVGAALLQVALGGYERVFWLLTATLVAAGIAVMLTDARAGR